In one window of Leptospira sp. WS92.C1 DNA:
- the aroB gene encoding 3-dehydroquinate synthase — protein sequence MSHIETIQVNTEHKSVPVQLHSDFSGLSEEIAKLSGITSIFLITERSIHSLYSKYLEKELSPLEIRFQEIYIKGGEKAKHIDRTGDVYNQLIEYGADRKSLILAFGGGVVGDFAGFIASTYLRGIRFVQIPTTLLACVDSSVGGKVAVNADLGKNMIGSFYQPEFVFAPLFTLSTLPDREWRCGQAEIIKHSLLSGGEYWEKVKTHSFEDLKVDSPILPYLIAESVRFKAAVVSSDERETGLRKILNLGHTTAHAIESVTKYKKYSHGEAVAIGLVTALLISEEKSNLDPATTLETIDTLKQYRLPFQTQLKSKELAKHMLHDKKNVGGSIRFVLLEKPGSPVYDIPVESKDIILNIKRQKGL from the coding sequence ATGAGTCATATCGAAACCATCCAAGTCAACACGGAACACAAATCGGTTCCGGTTCAACTGCATTCCGACTTTTCCGGTCTGTCCGAGGAAATTGCAAAACTCTCCGGAATCACTTCCATATTCTTGATTACAGAACGATCGATTCATTCCCTCTATTCCAAATATCTGGAAAAAGAATTGTCTCCTCTCGAAATTCGTTTTCAAGAGATCTATATCAAGGGTGGAGAAAAGGCGAAACATATCGATCGAACCGGAGACGTATACAACCAACTCATTGAATACGGAGCCGATCGTAAATCTCTGATCCTCGCTTTTGGAGGCGGGGTTGTCGGAGATTTTGCGGGTTTTATCGCGTCCACGTATTTGCGGGGAATCCGGTTTGTTCAGATTCCGACGACCTTGCTTGCTTGTGTGGATTCTTCCGTGGGAGGTAAGGTTGCGGTGAACGCGGATCTTGGAAAAAATATGATCGGCTCTTTTTATCAACCGGAATTCGTATTCGCTCCTTTGTTCACCCTTTCCACTCTTCCCGATCGCGAATGGAGATGCGGACAAGCGGAGATCATCAAACACTCTCTTCTTTCCGGCGGAGAATATTGGGAGAAAGTAAAGACGCATTCTTTTGAAGACTTGAAAGTCGATTCTCCCATTCTTCCGTATTTGATCGCGGAGTCCGTTCGTTTTAAGGCTGCCGTCGTTTCGAGCGACGAAAGGGAAACCGGTCTTCGTAAAATTCTCAACTTGGGTCATACAACGGCTCACGCGATTGAGTCCGTTACAAAGTATAAAAAATATTCGCATGGAGAGGCGGTTGCCATCGGTTTGGTGACGGCGCTTTTGATCAGCGAAGAAAAATCAAATCTGGATCCAGCGACAACTCTGGAGACGATCGACACTTTGAAACAGTATCGACTTCCGTTTCAGACCCAACTGAAGTCCAAGGAACTCGCAAAACACATGCTTCATGACAAAAAGAATGTGGGCGGTTCGATTAGATTCGTGCTTTTGGAAAAACCGGGTTCGCCCGTTTACGATATTCCAGTCGAATCCAAGGATATCATTCTCAATATTAAAAGACAAAAAGGTCTGTGA
- a CDS encoding NUDIX domain-containing protein, producing MDFFFKKKGMRVRVAALILNSQNEILLIQQKKKNSYYWLLPGGGIEFGESAEDALKRELKEELSLEMKSASFLLLNESIEPGGKRHLIQLVFSVNVKKEVPELNLNEKSITGFGYFSSSAIREMDLRPDIKSFFLEENYNPAPFIKSIWVSEKK from the coding sequence ATGGATTTTTTCTTTAAAAAGAAGGGAATGCGTGTCAGAGTTGCTGCTTTGATTTTAAATTCTCAAAACGAAATTCTTCTGATTCAACAAAAGAAAAAAAATTCTTACTACTGGCTTTTACCCGGCGGTGGAATCGAATTCGGTGAAAGTGCGGAAGACGCCCTCAAAAGAGAACTCAAGGAAGAACTTTCCCTGGAAATGAAGTCGGCTTCCTTTCTTCTTTTGAACGAATCGATAGAACCCGGGGGCAAAAGACATCTCATCCAACTCGTGTTTTCAGTGAACGTCAAAAAGGAAGTTCCGGAATTGAATCTGAATGAAAAATCGATTACTGGTTTCGGATATTTTTCCTCCTCCGCCATTCGCGAAATGGATCTTCGTCCCGATATCAAATCCTTTTTTCTGGAAGAAAATTACAATCCCGCACCGTTTATCAAAAGTATCTGGGTATCAGAAAAAAAATGA
- the rnc gene encoding ribonuclease III — MIFKKTQSPASLKSPDRVLSLQKLSKRLGIKFSNLEYYNTAFIHSSYKNENLDILEDNERLEFLGDSVVGLVAARYLFRHFPKATEGELSRIKSRIVSTPILNVISEDLALAEFLLLGKGEKSSQGKGRRKLSANLFESLVGALYLDLGFEVAEKFILKHLIEFAENPEKEESVRDYKTQLQEYAQKKYKVLPVYRMRGESGPDHAKVFQVVVKIRDHLEASGAGISKKAAEQNAAKELYNRIKKGS; from the coding sequence TTGATCTTTAAAAAAACACAGTCTCCCGCCTCTTTGAAAAGCCCTGATCGGGTTTTAAGTCTTCAAAAACTTTCCAAACGACTTGGGATTAAATTTTCAAATCTCGAATATTATAATACTGCGTTCATTCATAGTTCTTATAAAAATGAGAATCTCGACATTCTCGAAGACAACGAACGTCTGGAGTTCTTAGGCGACTCGGTTGTCGGTCTCGTGGCCGCGCGCTATCTTTTTCGACATTTTCCAAAGGCAACCGAAGGAGAATTGTCTCGCATTAAGTCCAGAATCGTATCCACGCCCATTTTAAACGTTATTTCGGAAGATCTTGCACTTGCCGAATTTCTACTCTTAGGCAAAGGGGAAAAAAGTTCCCAGGGCAAAGGAAGACGTAAACTTTCCGCGAACTTATTTGAGTCTTTGGTGGGTGCTCTTTATTTGGATCTTGGTTTTGAAGTCGCCGAAAAATTCATCCTCAAACACCTAATAGAATTTGCGGAAAATCCCGAAAAAGAGGAATCTGTCAGAGATTATAAAACTCAACTCCAAGAGTATGCGCAAAAAAAATACAAGGTTCTTCCGGTCTATCGAATGAGAGGAGAATCCGGTCCTGATCATGCAAAGGTCTTTCAAGTCGTTGTAAAAATCCGGGATCATTTGGAAGCAAGTGGAGCCGGAATTAGCAAAAAAGCGGCGGAACAAAACGCAGCCAAAGAGCTTTACAACCGGATTAAAAAAGGATCTTAA
- the acpP gene encoding acyl carrier protein — MADFEKVKSIIVEQLGVDESEVTPEAHFIDDLGADSLDTVELVMALEEEFGIEISDEDAEKIQTVGDVTKFIDNLKS; from the coding sequence ATGGCAGACTTTGAAAAAGTTAAATCTATCATCGTAGAACAACTTGGAGTGGATGAATCTGAAGTTACACCTGAGGCTCACTTTATAGATGACCTCGGTGCAGATTCTCTGGACACAGTTGAACTAGTAATGGCGCTTGAAGAAGAATTCGGAATCGAAATCTCTGACGAAGACGCTGAGAAAATTCAGACTGTCGGGGACGTAACTAAGTTCATCGACAACCTCAAGTCCTAA
- the fabG gene encoding 3-oxoacyl-[acyl-carrier-protein] reductase, with protein MIDLKGKNAVITGSARGIGKSTALTLAKAGANIVIADLNEESSKATAEEIAKLTGVKAIGIGTNVADSESSAKAIQACVEEFGTIDILVNNAGITKDTLLMRMKKEQWDAVIAVNLTGTFNCTQAAIKFMMKNPNGGSIINLSSIAGVNGNIGQTNYSASKAGVIGFTKAVALEMASRKVRCNAIAPGFIATEMTEAIPEKIRTAMVAAIPLKRAGLPEDIANTIAFLASDISSFITGQVIEVNGGGFLPGAQG; from the coding sequence ATGATCGATTTAAAAGGTAAAAACGCTGTTATCACCGGATCCGCTCGCGGTATCGGAAAGTCGACAGCTCTGACTCTCGCTAAGGCGGGAGCGAATATTGTCATCGCGGACCTTAACGAGGAATCCAGCAAAGCGACTGCGGAAGAAATTGCAAAACTAACCGGGGTTAAGGCGATCGGTATCGGAACGAACGTAGCAGATTCTGAATCTTCGGCAAAAGCGATCCAAGCTTGTGTGGAAGAATTCGGAACCATCGATATTCTCGTAAACAATGCCGGAATCACAAAAGACACTCTTCTGATGAGAATGAAAAAGGAGCAGTGGGACGCGGTGATCGCGGTAAACTTAACCGGAACTTTCAATTGCACTCAGGCTGCGATTAAATTTATGATGAAAAATCCGAACGGAGGATCCATCATCAACCTTTCTTCCATTGCGGGCGTAAACGGAAACATCGGGCAAACGAATTATTCCGCTTCCAAAGCGGGTGTGATCGGTTTTACCAAGGCCGTTGCGCTGGAAATGGCGTCTCGTAAGGTTCGTTGTAATGCAATCGCTCCGGGGTTTATCGCCACTGAAATGACCGAAGCGATTCCTGAAAAAATCAGAACTGCCATGGTTGCTGCAATTCCTCTGAAAAGAGCCGGACTTCCGGAAGATATTGCAAATACCATCGCTTTTCTTGCATCCGATATTTCATCTTTCATTACCGGCCAGGTAATCGAAGTGAACGGAGGAGGTTTTCTTCCGGGCGCACAGGGCTAA
- a CDS encoding circularly permuted ATPgrasp domain protein, translating to MITISKVFNQECQCIMLEKDILEKRFVEKIKNLVEPEFLDTNLLSERFFSSSATFVDIVDLKLMKLTITTIQKILKYKNFRQEILKEFPSSLGNRFSEGGVFLSFDFHLSEDGPKLIEINTNAGGAFLQTKLIEAQKECCTEMTEALVLSKDIEALELPKDIKSLVQLKDTKDLERKFVQIFLEEWNSAGKQGLPKFIAIVDETPKDQFLYPEFLLFRDLFSNFGIRSEIVSPEFLRLDEDGFLYYENQRIDLIYNRLTDFYLSKSEQSKIRSAWEKENVVVTPNPLDYELYAKKTNFLFWKNEEFLQSAGVSKEDQRILSNSIPLTGLVKRKNSEQLWSERKKFFFKPVFGFGSKAVYRGDKLTKSTFQNILDGENIFQEFIPPSERILLKDGKKVPYKMDLRVYVFREEILLLAARLYQGQTTNFRAPEGGFSPVCILG from the coding sequence ATGATTACAATTTCAAAAGTATTCAATCAGGAATGTCAATGTATCATGCTTGAAAAAGATATATTAGAAAAACGTTTTGTTGAAAAAATCAAAAATCTGGTAGAACCTGAATTTCTGGATACGAACTTATTATCGGAACGCTTTTTTTCTTCAAGCGCGACCTTTGTGGATATAGTCGATTTGAAATTGATGAAACTTACGATTACTACAATTCAGAAAATTCTTAAATACAAAAACTTTAGACAAGAAATCTTAAAAGAATTTCCGTCATCCCTCGGAAATCGTTTTTCGGAAGGTGGTGTTTTTTTAAGCTTCGACTTTCATCTTTCGGAAGACGGTCCTAAGTTGATTGAAATCAATACAAATGCGGGTGGGGCATTTTTACAGACGAAACTTATAGAGGCTCAAAAAGAATGTTGTACGGAGATGACGGAAGCACTTGTATTGTCGAAAGACATTGAGGCCCTTGAGCTGCCAAAAGATATAAAATCCCTTGTGCAGCTGAAAGACACTAAAGACCTTGAAAGAAAATTTGTTCAGATATTTTTGGAAGAATGGAATTCTGCCGGAAAACAAGGTCTACCAAAATTCATTGCGATCGTGGACGAAACACCCAAAGATCAGTTTCTGTATCCCGAATTTCTTTTGTTCCGAGATTTGTTTTCGAATTTTGGAATTCGATCGGAAATCGTTTCGCCGGAGTTTTTGCGACTTGATGAGGACGGCTTTCTTTATTATGAGAATCAAAGAATCGATCTTATTTACAATCGTCTTACGGATTTTTATCTTTCAAAGTCGGAACAATCCAAGATTCGGTCCGCCTGGGAAAAGGAGAATGTGGTCGTAACTCCGAATCCCTTGGATTACGAACTGTATGCAAAGAAGACAAATTTTCTTTTTTGGAAAAACGAGGAATTCCTACAATCTGCGGGTGTTTCCAAAGAGGATCAAAGGATCTTATCGAATTCGATCCCGTTGACGGGTCTTGTGAAACGAAAAAATTCGGAGCAGCTCTGGTCTGAGAGAAAAAAATTCTTTTTCAAACCCGTATTTGGTTTTGGAAGTAAAGCCGTATATCGCGGTGATAAATTGACAAAATCTACGTTTCAGAACATTCTTGATGGTGAAAATATCTTTCAAGAGTTCATCCCTCCTTCGGAAAGAATCCTTCTCAAGGACGGGAAAAAGGTTCCTTATAAAATGGATTTGCGTGTTTACGTTTTTAGAGAGGAGATCCTACTTTTAGCTGCACGTTTGTATCAAGGACAAACTACTAATTTTCGAGCTCCTGAAGGCGGATTTTCTCCTGTTTGCATTTTAGGTTGA
- a CDS encoding arsenate reductase ArsC: MNKPNILVLCTGNSCRSQIAEGWLRHFAGDHATIFSAGIETHGVNPKAISVMKEAGIDISSHTSNHINEYKNLDFDYILTVCDHAKENCPYFPSKAIRFHHNFPDPAKAVGTETEVFDEFRKVRDMIRSYSEEWIGKLNLLSSNTKDTK, translated from the coding sequence ATGAATAAACCGAACATACTCGTGCTCTGCACAGGAAACAGTTGCCGAAGTCAAATCGCAGAAGGGTGGTTGCGTCATTTTGCGGGCGATCACGCGACTATCTTTAGCGCGGGAATTGAAACTCACGGGGTCAATCCCAAAGCGATTTCCGTGATGAAGGAAGCGGGAATCGATATTTCCAGTCATACTTCCAATCATATCAACGAGTATAAGAATTTGGATTTTGATTATATTCTTACTGTTTGCGATCACGCAAAAGAGAACTGTCCGTATTTTCCTTCCAAGGCGATCCGGTTTCATCATAACTTTCCGGACCCCGCCAAGGCCGTCGGAACCGAAACCGAGGTATTCGATGAATTCCGCAAAGTCAGGGATATGATTCGAAGTTATTCGGAAGAATGGATCGGAAAGCTAAATTTACTTTCATCGAATACAAAGGACACAAAATGA
- a CDS encoding ArsR/SmtB family transcription factor yields the protein MAINKKAEFTEDTRLLADFSKAFAHPARLSILLMVAQRKVCVCGEVVEVLPLAQATVSQHLKELKDIGLITGETEGKKSCYCINWSRLEEFQHDLTEFFTDLNQYKPQGENCC from the coding sequence ATGGCAATCAACAAAAAAGCTGAATTCACGGAAGATACCCGTTTGCTCGCCGACTTTTCAAAGGCGTTTGCTCATCCGGCTCGATTGTCCATTCTCCTCATGGTCGCTCAAAGAAAGGTGTGTGTCTGCGGCGAGGTTGTGGAGGTTCTTCCCTTGGCACAGGCTACGGTTTCGCAACATCTCAAAGAACTCAAGGATATCGGATTGATCACGGGAGAAACAGAAGGAAAGAAATCTTGTTATTGTATCAACTGGTCGCGCTTGGAGGAATTCCAGCACGATCTTACCGAATTTTTCACTGACCTCAATCAATACAAACCACAAGGAGAAAACTGCTGCTGA
- the plsX gene encoding phosphate acyltransferase PlsX gives MMWVAVDVMSGDYGPEKIIEGAVNAVNQDGAHVVLVGREEEVGEILLKFEYDTNKIRIQHASEIIDMNDSPSIAVRTLQDSSVVQATQLVADKTCVGMFSPGNTGATMASALLYLGRVPGVLRPPIAAPIPQENGPPMLLLDAGANVDCKPDYLAQFAVMGEIYAKLIFNISNPKVGILSNGEEDKKGNTVSLKAFEMIKKLPLNFVGNVEGRDLYGSGKDVDVVVCDGFIGNIVLKATEGLSKSIFNVLRESIKQSSLAQTGALLLKPTFAAIKKRLDYAEYGGALLLGVDGVCLIGHGSSNALAVQSAIRVVIECAKHQINDRIATDIKKYNI, from the coding sequence ATGATGTGGGTCGCCGTCGATGTAATGAGCGGCGATTACGGGCCGGAGAAAATTATTGAAGGCGCCGTAAATGCCGTTAACCAGGATGGAGCTCACGTCGTCTTGGTCGGCAGAGAAGAAGAAGTCGGGGAGATCCTCCTCAAGTTCGAATACGACACAAATAAAATAAGAATCCAGCACGCTTCGGAAATCATCGATATGAATGATTCTCCGTCGATCGCGGTGCGCACTCTTCAGGATTCTTCCGTTGTTCAAGCCACACAACTCGTAGCGGATAAAACCTGCGTCGGAATGTTTTCGCCCGGAAACACAGGCGCGACTATGGCCTCGGCTCTTTTGTATCTTGGAAGAGTTCCGGGAGTTCTTCGCCCTCCTATCGCCGCGCCGATTCCGCAAGAGAACGGGCCTCCTATGCTTCTTTTGGACGCGGGAGCGAACGTTGATTGCAAACCGGATTATCTGGCCCAGTTTGCGGTGATGGGTGAGATTTATGCCAAACTTATATTCAATATTTCTAATCCGAAAGTCGGAATTCTTTCCAACGGAGAAGAAGATAAAAAAGGAAATACGGTTTCTCTCAAAGCATTTGAGATGATCAAAAAACTTCCGCTTAATTTTGTTGGAAATGTGGAAGGTAGAGATCTCTACGGAAGTGGTAAGGACGTGGACGTGGTTGTTTGCGACGGTTTTATCGGAAACATTGTGCTCAAAGCGACCGAAGGACTTTCTAAATCGATCTTTAACGTTCTTAGGGAAAGTATCAAACAATCCAGTCTCGCGCAAACCGGAGCGTTGCTGCTAAAACCTACCTTTGCCGCGATCAAAAAGCGACTCGATTATGCGGAATACGGCGGTGCCCTTTTGTTAGGAGTGGACGGAGTCTGTCTGATCGGACACGGATCTTCCAATGCACTCGCGGTGCAAAGTGCGATCCGTGTCGTAATAGAATGTGCAAAGCACCAGATTAACGACCGGATCGCAACGGATATTAAAAAATATAATATCTAA
- the rpmF gene encoding 50S ribosomal protein L32 produces MAVPKRRKSKSKVRTKRAHHAIGKPNLVPCSNCNSYKLPHRICPTCGFYKDRVVLEPKVKKAKEDN; encoded by the coding sequence ATGGCAGTTCCCAAAAGACGCAAATCGAAATCAAAAGTAAGGACAAAACGGGCCCATCATGCCATCGGAAAACCAAATTTGGTTCCTTGTTCTAATTGTAATTCCTACAAACTTCCACATAGGATCTGTCCTACCTGCGGTTTTTACAAAGACCGCGTAGTTCTGGAGCCAAAAGTCAAGAAGGCAAAAGAAGATAACTAA
- the hisG gene encoding ATP phosphoribosyltransferase, translating into MLTLALPKGRLATESIDLMISKGWLSSKPDPDSKELIYNDPMGRIRILLVRSQDVATYVEQCAADAGICGWDVLKEGGYDLATPLDLQIGKCRLSLAAPEGFTLEARHRKIRVATKYPNLAREFFFHKGLSCEIFKLYGSIELAPLVGLSDCIVDLVSTGGTLKANGLKELDIILESSARLVFNRSSLYGKRKEAVEFMDSLSKIGSILEFP; encoded by the coding sequence ATGCTTACGCTGGCTTTGCCCAAAGGAAGACTCGCTACGGAGAGCATCGATCTGATGATCTCCAAAGGTTGGCTTTCCTCTAAACCTGATCCCGATTCCAAAGAGCTCATTTATAACGACCCTATGGGAAGAATCCGGATTCTTCTGGTGCGATCCCAGGACGTGGCGACCTACGTGGAACAATGCGCTGCAGATGCCGGAATCTGCGGCTGGGACGTCCTCAAAGAAGGTGGATATGATCTTGCGACGCCGCTCGATCTGCAGATCGGCAAATGCAGACTTTCTCTTGCCGCTCCGGAAGGATTTACTCTCGAAGCGCGTCATCGTAAGATTCGGGTCGCAACGAAGTATCCGAATCTTGCCAGAGAATTCTTTTTTCACAAAGGTTTGTCCTGCGAGATTTTCAAACTTTACGGAAGTATCGAACTTGCTCCCTTAGTCGGTCTTTCCGATTGTATAGTGGATCTTGTGTCTACGGGCGGAACCTTGAAGGCGAACGGACTGAAAGAATTGGACATAATTTTAGAATCTTCCGCCCGCCTCGTATTCAATCGTTCTTCTCTTTACGGAAAAAGAAAAGAAGCAGTGGAATTTATGGATTCTCTTTCTAAAATCGGATCAATCCTCGAGTTTCCATGA
- a CDS encoding tetratricopeptide repeat protein, which produces MKRYESGQLTKEVKVDPYADFQGSKLELALIRFFRAVATHIKQVLIGVGVLVVIVLAFVIYIQYQESQFEKGTIALEALDKKFRNNPSIDLKEKIKAYEEVSVQYSSKKLDLRLAKALSDLYSRNGEFQKAADKLEWAGKGIDEPTEIKAYYFYLAGNLREREGNFTLAETNFNTAATLLANTREANGFLAWSLYQTGRLKAKNGKKAEAIESLKKVLDQDIKTPATDYNTVKQYATFLLIQLNQKG; this is translated from the coding sequence ATGAAACGGTACGAATCCGGTCAGTTGACAAAAGAAGTCAAAGTAGATCCTTACGCGGACTTTCAAGGCAGTAAGTTGGAATTGGCTCTGATTCGATTTTTCAGAGCAGTCGCGACCCACATCAAACAAGTTCTGATCGGGGTAGGGGTGCTGGTCGTAATCGTTCTTGCTTTTGTGATCTACATTCAATATCAGGAATCCCAATTCGAAAAGGGTACAATCGCGCTCGAAGCGTTGGATAAAAAATTTCGTAACAATCCTTCGATCGATCTGAAAGAAAAAATCAAGGCCTATGAAGAGGTTTCCGTTCAGTATTCTTCTAAAAAACTGGATCTGAGACTTGCAAAAGCTCTTTCGGACTTATACTCCAGAAACGGAGAATTTCAAAAGGCCGCCGATAAACTGGAATGGGCCGGCAAAGGGATCGACGAACCGACCGAAATAAAAGCATACTACTTTTATCTTGCGGGGAATCTCCGAGAAAGAGAAGGCAACTTTACATTAGCCGAAACCAACTTCAATACCGCTGCTACGCTTCTCGCAAACACGCGAGAAGCAAACGGATTCCTAGCTTGGAGTCTTTACCAAACCGGAAGATTGAAAGCGAAGAACGGTAAAAAGGCGGAAGCGATCGAGTCTTTGAAAAAAGTTTTGGATCAGGACATCAAAACTCCCGCGACTGATTACAACACAGTCAAACAGTACGCTACATTTTTACTCATACAACTCAACCAGAAAGGCTGA